One stretch of Nocardioides perillae DNA includes these proteins:
- a CDS encoding globin, giving the protein MGEASTFYDEIGGRATIERIVAVFYEGVATDEVLRPLYPEEDLGPAEERFRLFLEQYWGGPTDYSDSRGHPRLRMRHAPFAVTPHAAERWLVHFRAGLDAVALPPEQDQRFWDYVTHAAQFMVNTFEDSSER; this is encoded by the coding sequence ATGGGTGAGGCGAGCACGTTCTACGACGAGATCGGCGGTCGCGCGACGATCGAGCGCATCGTCGCGGTGTTCTACGAGGGCGTCGCGACCGACGAGGTGCTCCGCCCGCTCTACCCCGAGGAGGACCTCGGGCCGGCCGAGGAGCGCTTCCGGCTGTTCCTGGAGCAGTACTGGGGCGGCCCGACGGACTACTCCGACAGCCGCGGCCACCCCCGGCTGCGCATGCGGCACGCGCCGTTCGCCGTCACGCCGCACGCCGCGGAGCGGTGGTTGGTGCACTTCCGCGCCGGCCTGGACGCGGTGGCGCTGCCGCCCGAGCAGGACCAGCGGTTCTGGGACTACGTCACCCACGCCGCTCAGTTCATGGTCAACACCTTCGAGGACAGCAGCGAGCGGTAG